CCGTCCAATCAGTCTATGTAACGTCATCTACAAGGTCATATCAAAAATTCTGGTGAATCGGCTGCGACCCTTCCTGAATGACCTTATTTCTGAATCACAGAGCGCGTTCGTTCCCGGCGGATTGATCACGGACAATGCGATAATTGCCTTCGAATGCTTTCATAAGATCCAGCACAGCAAGAATCAGAGAGACACCCACTGCGCCTACAAGCTGGACCTTGCGAAAGCATACGATTGAGTCGATTGGAATTTTCTAGAAGGGGTGCTCCGAAAGCTCGGTTTTGaggataagttcacgaagtgggtgatGACTTGTGTCAGAACGGTCAAGTTTGTTGTCAGATGCAACGGAGAACTTCTGGAAATCTTCTCTCCCTCGAGAGGGCTCAGACAAGGTGACCCCCTTAGTCCCTACCTATTCCTATTTGTGGCTGACAGTCTAGCAACTTTGCTCAACAGGGAGGTGAGTAACAGAGGTATAACACCAATTAAGGTCGCACGAGGATGCCCGGGAATCTCAAATCTGCTTTTCGCCGATGATAGTCTCCTCTTTTTCAAAGAAACAACGCACCAAGCGGGGAGAGTGAAAGAGGTGCTTGAGGAATTCCAAATGGCCACGGGCCAACTCCTAAGCCCTAACAAATGCTCACTATTATTCAGTGAAACGAGCCTCGCCGAGGAAAGAGAGAATATCAAAGAAATTTCAGGGGTGGAATCGGTCTCTTTTGAAAGCAAATACCTCGGTCTCCCGACGCCGGAGGGTAGAATGAAGGATGGCAACTTTCAACCAATCATGGAGAGATTTTGTAAAAGATGCAACAACTGGAACGAGAGGTTCATGTCCCAAGCAGCAAAAGAGGTAAATGTCAAAGCAGTGGCGCAGTCCTTACCTACTCATGTCATGGGGGTTTTAAACTCAATCAGAGCTTCTGTGATAAGTATGAGAAGGTGATTAGAGATTTCTGGTGGGGTGACAAAGACGACAAGCGCAAGGTTCACTGGATGTCTTGGGAAGATATGACAAAACCAAAATGCAATGGTGGAATCGGATTCCGGGATATGCACTTGTTCAACCAGGCACTGCTAGCAAGACAAGGTTGGAGACTGCTTCAGAGGCCAGAAAGTCTATGTGCTAGGGTACTAAAATCAAAATACTATCCTAATGGTAACCTCGTTGATACCGTTTTCTCGGCCGATGCATCCCCTGTGTGGAGAGGAATTGAATTTGGTTTGGATCTGCTGAAAAAGGGTCTCATCTGGCGAGTGGATAATGGCAAAAACATTCATATTACAAGAGACCAATGGATACCAAGGAAAGAGGGGTTGAAGGTGGCCTCTTTCATAAGGAGGTCTAGGCTGAGGTGGGTAAACCAACTGATCGATACACAAAACAAAGAGTGGAATGTTGAACTAGTGAGGCAGATCTTCCACCCCTTTGATGCAGATGAGATATGCAAAATTAAAATCCCAGGACTGAAATGGAGGACTGCTATGCTTGGCACTATGAGAAATCAGGTGTCTTCACGGTTAGGAGCGCCTACAAGCTCGCCGATTCTCTCAAGAGAAATGGTACGGAGATAGCAACAAGCTCCTCAAGAGATCCGGGCGACCGGAGTATATGGGATGCAATTTGGAAAGTGGAGATACCAGAGAAGATAAAGGTCTTCGGATGGAGAGTAGCCACAAATTCGCTCACTACCAAACACAATGCTTGCAGAAGGACACTAGCTGATGACAATGTATGTGAAATATGCGGTAGAGGTACTGAAGATGAGTACCATGCCGTTATCGCATGTACGAGGAGTGCTGCTCTTCGCCACTCCATGAGGGCCGTCTGGGACATTCCTAGGGAATCTGAACTTAAATACTCTGGTGTGGATTGGCTACAACTGATGCTACTGGGACAGCATAAGGAGGTCAGAACTAAGTTGATGTTAATCATGTGGCAGGCCTGGAACCTAAGAAACAATGTGGTCCATGGTGATGGAAAACAAACGGTCTCAGGTGCTGTCCAATACCTGCTCAGACTCCATGACGACATCCGGTTGGCTGCATGTGACCCGATGTACGAAGGCGACAAGAATAAACAGTCTCTATTCCCGGCCAAACCGAGCATACTGAGTATAATTGAACCTAACCATTGGACCGCACCTCCAGCGGGCAGGGCAAAGTTAAACATAGATGCTGCTTTCCTGGAGGAAACAGGAGAAGCGTGGGGCGGTGCGGTTGCGAGAGACAACAAGGGCCATGTGTTTCTTTCTGTAGGACGGCGACTTCCCAACTGCAGTTCGGCGGAAGAGGCAGAAGCTGCGGCTGCGGTGTTGGGATTATCTGAATTTGCAAAGTATTACTATGGAAATTTGATCCTTGAGATGGACAGCGCCAGAGTTGTTCGGGATCTAAAAACGGAGGAGAGATGCAGATCGTCATGCCACGCGTGGATTGCGGACGCTAAGGCCCTCCTCTTGGGCTACTCAAGTGCAGAGATCAGTGCTATCAGAAGGGAAAAGAACAAGCTGGCTCATGAGCTAGCCTCGAAAGCACGTGCCTCAGGAGATTTTATGTTTCTGGCTGATGTTCCGACTGATATGAGAGATGTAATGAGGAACGAATATGCACCCACCATGGTGTAATTTTGTAGCCATGGTTCTAAAAAAAATACAAGTCCTAAAAACAAGTCGGAAAAAGAGTCAATTACACCATTGGTGCGGTTGTGCCCGAACTTGGCATGAATGATCACTTCAGTGCTACAAGTTGTGGTGTACATTAAAGTGATGCAAAAACTTGACTTTGCTGTGTAAATACGGTGCAAAACTCATTTTTATACATAAGGACGCTGACAAGACGTGCCAGCAGGCATGGAACCCGCTATCAATGATCAAACGGGTGGGGACAGCGTGTGGGGCCTGCTCTTTTTGCAAAAAGAAAAACTTGCACAAAAATGACCCCGGTAGATCAGAAACAACACAAATCGCATTAAGAGGAAAAACTGTCCGATATTTCAGAGCGCGCCTTACCGAAACAACCGACGGCATTTGTTGTTGAAATGGGATCAGGAAGTTATGTATTCTTTAGATTAACAGCGTAAAGTAATTTTTTAAACACAAATGAAAAGCGTGCCACCCAATTGGCGATTAACCACCAGGCTTAATGACATTTAGTGCTCTATACGAGAGTAAATATTATCTATACTAGTTTGTTGGCCTAACAGCATAAATGATAACTCTAAACTTGAATGAAAAAGGTCCAGCAATCAAACCAGTGATCTCCTATCCCGATAGTGCAAACCAACACCCGATGAAGATCAACTATATACTTCGATACATCCATAATATAAGCAAGagcaggatgtagggttttacctctatagagagggcccgaacctgggtaaatgatgtGTGTTCTTTCTCTTGTTACCCATCGATCCGATCTAACAGTTCGGGCCCCCCTATCCGAGGtctaccggttttgacaccgacaaaaGGTGATCTTGGATTTCTTCAGTGGGGACTATAGGGACGAGTTGTTCAGCTCGAGAGGATTGCAGGGGCTAAGCATGGAAGGCTTTGGTCTCTTTGGGCTCGAGTTAGGGGATGGCAAAGCATCTGCCCTCTCCCCTCACCCGGTGGTTATTGACTGGATCAACCAAGGACATGCTAGAGAGGAGGGCAATATTGAGAGAACCAGCGCCAAGGTCAGGGTCAGTTACCCCAAGGACAGACGATGTGGAGTTTCTAATCCATGAAGAGATCATCTGAGAGATTGGATCTTTCTTCCGAGATGCTTCTCCTTGTGTAGGATCCTCCTTTTTTAGAGCACTAGGATTAACCACCACACCTGCTTAATATAAGACCAAAATGCATTATTGAATATGTGTGCATTTCTAGTTTTCCAAGTACACCATAAGATGCAAGTGCATGTAAAATTAGGCACATGTGGATGTTGTTAGCAGGCCAAAATCTGGCAACAGAAGGAAAATCATATCCTAAAGTAATTCCAAAGAAGCTAGACAACTATTTCCAAGTATTTTTAGAAACGGCACAATCAAAGAGCAGATGAGAAACAATTTCTTGCTCATTGCAAAGTACACAATCCAAAGGTATATTCAAGTTTCTTTTCTACAAATTTGTCTCTAGTCATAGGTTTGTTATGAGATAGAAGCCACAGAAAGACTTGGACCCTGCGAGAGTCATACTACCATAAAATGCATCGTTGTTATTACTAAAAGAGATAGACTAGACAATTTGCTCCAAGTTGTATCAGGATTCCATcaaggaaaaagaagaagaaaaatccTTCTAAAAGTGAGTCACAATAATGGAAAAACTTATGTGTGATCACAATAATGATGACACACAATGGAACATCacaataaacctttatcatggaACATTAAAAACCTTCTAATGGGACATCACAATCATGATGTAAGACAACGAAGCGATTGTAAAATATGACTTTGTGTGTCATCGACGATAAAAAAACAATCATTTCAGCTCATTATGAACATATATATGAACTTATATTTTTGGGTCGAGTCAATTAGGATTGGTTGACCAACAAATACTCATGTTGAAGATATTCCGGTGATCAGCATCGTTTCATTAGAAAGATTTTATTACACAAGAACATGTATACATATATACATCGACGATTAATAACATACCCATTATCCAAGCTgtcaaaagaaaaaggaaagacaTTTAGCATCCATGATAACAACTTCGCAAATTCATCCGCGAGTcaatacaagacactccaagtcCAAGCAAGAAGAAGAATGCCACGCTCCTAAATAAAACTTTAACCGAGCATGCGTGCACGGCACACCAAGTTTTCTTTCTTTACTGAAACAGGTACATCAAGGTTATCCTTGAACGGACAAACGAACACATAGCTCATGTTGATGCAGACGGAGATGAAGCTGGTTTGCCCCGGCCGCGGCCGTCGCCGACGAACCTCTTCCAGTACCAGTGGCGCTCCCAGACGGAGCCCATGGACTCGAGGGGGACGCCCTTGGTCTCCGGCAGGAAGACCAAGACGAAGGCCGTGAGGGCCACCACCCAGGCTGCGTAGTAGGCGAACGTGGCGTACTTGAGCCGGCATAGCAGGGCGAGGAAGGTCTGCGTCTGCAGGAAGGTGAGCCCCAGCGTGGTCGACACGCTCACCGACTGCCCCGCCGACCGTATCTCCATCGGGAAGATCTCGCCGGGGATGATCCAGATGAGCGGCGCCCACGACATGCCGAACCCGGCGCCCTGCACGCAGGTGAGCGCCAGCAGCGCCACCCCGTAAGCCCGCGGTATCGGGCCGTTGGCGGCTTGCACCCCCATGATCCACGCGTTCGCGACCTGGCATACGACCATGATCACCGCGCCCACCATGACCAGCACCTTGCGGCCGTAGCGGTCGATCACCAGCGTGGAGAGGATGAGCGAGCCGAACTTGACGGCGGCGAGGATGACCGCGCCCATCAGCGCCGCGTTGCTTCCGAAGCCGGCGATGCGGAACACCAGCGGCGAGAAGAAGGTCAGCACCATCATGCCGCTCAGCTGGTGGCAGAACGGCACCACGACGGAGAATGTCAGGTGCGGGCGGTACTGCCGGTCGGCGAACAGCTTCCGGAACGCGCCTTCCTCGCTGCTGCGCGCGGCCTCCACGGCGCGCGTGATGTCCTTGAGCTCGGCGTCCACGTTCGCGCTGGCCCCGCGCACCCGGAGGAGCGCCGACCGGGCGAGGTCTGCCTTCCCGCGCATGATGAAGCTGCTGGGCGTGTCGGTGAGGAAGAGAGCGCCCACAAAGATGACGATGGCCGGCGCGCCGGCGAGGCCGAGGGAGAGCCTCCAGCCCCACTCGAGGCGCGCGGTGCCGTAGTTGACGAGGTTGGCGATGAGGATCCCGAGGGCGAGGAAGAACTGGAAGGCGACGCCGAGGGAGCCGCGCCACCGCGCGGGGGCCATCTCGGCGAGGTACAGCGGGGTGGCCTGGTTGGTGAA
This genomic window from Aegilops tauschii subsp. strangulata cultivar AL8/78 chromosome 4, Aet v6.0, whole genome shotgun sequence contains:
- the LOC109761120 gene encoding sugar transport protein MST1, producing the protein MAVGAVGVEAGHGSPLAYGGELTFNVVMTCLVAASGGLIFGYDIGISGGVSQMKPFLQTFFPKVLRRMADAKRSQYCIFDSHALTSFTSSLYIAGLVSSFAAGRVTRSLGRRGVMLLGGALFFAGGAMTGAAMNLAMLIVGRMLLGFGVGFTNQATPLYLAEMAPARWRGSLGVAFQFFLALGILIANLVNYGTARLEWGWRLSLGLAGAPAIVIFVGALFLTDTPSSFIMRGKADLARSALLRVRGASANVDAELKDITRAVEAARSSEEGAFRKLFADRQYRPHLTFSVVVPFCHQLSGMMVLTFFSPLVFRIAGFGSNAALMGAVILAAVKFGSLILSTLVIDRYGRKVLVMVGAVIMVVCQVANAWIMGVQAANGPIPRAYGVALLALTCVQGAGFGMSWAPLIWIIPGEIFPMEIRSAGQSVSVSTTLGLTFLQTQTFLALLCRLKYATFAYYAAWVVALTAFVLVFLPETKGVPLESMGSVWERHWYWKRFVGDGRGRGKPASSPSAST